One stretch of Armigeres subalbatus isolate Guangzhou_Male chromosome 2, GZ_Asu_2, whole genome shotgun sequence DNA includes these proteins:
- the LOC134214880 gene encoding uncharacterized protein K02A2.6-like, producing MSIPGMIGTIDHYHVGKSFCNYIERFEIMCKLNKVEPGEKKQWFISLSGDDVFDEIKLLFPKKNVEELDYDEIIQKLKCRFDKTEPALMHRYKFYNKFQGPTESAENFVLAVRLLAESCNFKEFKDEAIRDRLILGLRDKKLQRKILTEDEITVEALERLIINDEEASQRTREIIDHNETANVMSVKYRLGQRYEDKFNSRSEQRDKRFRSRSRSQERFGSHSRSNERNGTSATRVRTDWNGHRNAVCNHCKRVGHIRKNCWFLNKNSVKAVKQDSSEEIAPFDKFNRIRLNESSDESDINCMMIKNSSNANEPCVIEVTIEGRKLMMEVDTGSAVSVISEKLYKKRFCSSIMEPCNRRLVVVNGARLEIAGQILVDVKINTRRSMQKLVILKSETDFTPLLGRDWMEIFYPDWKLNFGTIETVNQLRAEQIEKAIGNIKNKFSKVFSKDFSEPIVGFKADLTFKNEQPIFKRAYEVPYKLKEKFVDHLCMLEQQGVISATKASEWASPVIAIPKKDGEIRMVIDCKVSLNKILIPDTYPLPLAQDIFASLAGSKVFCSLDLTGAYTQLELSERSKKFVVINTIKGLYTFNRLPQGATSSAAMFQQVMDQVLKGIEGVRCYLDDVLIAGKDYADCYDKVVQVLQRLANANVRVNFKKCKFFVESLQYLGHLITKDGLLPSPEKLSTIEQAKTPTNEGELKAYLGLINYYNKFIPNMSAKLRCLYDLLKKDKQFIWTETCDKAFQQSKQSLLSANILDFYDPIKPLVVITDASSYGLGGVLAQIVDGLEKPICFTSFALNNAQKKYPILHLEALALVCVLKKFHKFLFGQKFKVFTDHKPLLGIFGKEGKNSVFVTRIQRYIMQLSIYDFDIEYRPGSKMGNADFCSRFPLDQRIPRSIDPVNINSLNFSNEFPLDFALIARETKKDEFLTKIIGFVVNNWPRNVPKQFRNLFALKEKLQIVEGILLMEDKVVVPRSIKHAVLKLLHANHSGMTKMKQLARRSIYWGGINSDIEDFVKSCETCARREIVPKVKFTETWTPTTRPFSRLHADFFYFDKNTFLLIVDSHSKWLEVEWMRYGTNAKSVIRKFIPLFARFGLPDVVVTDGGPPFQSVEFISFLENQGIKVLKSPPYNPQSNGQAERMVRVVKEVLKKYMLDTKIRCLEIEDKLSLFLINYRNSCFGKEGSFPSERIFSFKPKTLLDLLNPRNSYKNNLYKETTDKTVKINFESSNDKPNHPDNFDKLVAGDKLLYKNVDKKELIRWLDAKFIKKLSKNLFQISLSGHKLTAHRDQLKMVYNRRDQAKVFVTKSTSVSRKRPRSVSDDEEFLGFPDVPMVPEKKKKKGHVHIRSPIVTRSKAGSAVESN from the coding sequence ATGTCTATTCCTGGCATGATTGGAACGATAGACCACTATCATGTTGGTAAATCGTTTTGCAATTATATAGAAAGATTTGAAATAATGTGCAAATTGAATAAGGTTGAGCCTGGAGAAAAGAAGCAATGGTTTATTTCTCTCAGTGGCGATGATGTCtttgatgaaataaaattgCTGTTTCCGAAGAAAAATGTTGAAGAGTTAGATTATGACGAGATAATACAAAAATTGAAGTGTCGGTTTGACAAAACCGAACCTGCTCTCATGCACAGATATAAATTTTACAATAAGTTTCAAGGGCCTACAGAGAGTgccgaaaattttgttttagctGTGAGACTATTAGCGGAAAGTtgtaattttaaagaatttaagGATGAAGCAATAAGAGATAGACTCATCCTCGGGTTAAGAGACAAAAAGTTACAAAGGAAGATCTTAACGGAAGATGAAATAACTGTAGAAGCATTGGAAAGGTTGATCATCAACGACGAAGAAGCAAGTCAAAGAACCAGAGAGATTATAGATCATAATGAAACAGCAAATGTCATGTCAGTGAAGTATCGGTTAGGACAAAGATATGAAGATAAATTTAATAGTAGATCCGAGCAACGAGACAAGAGATTCAGATCAAGGAGTAGAAGTCAGGAACGGTTCGGCAGTCATAGTAGAAGCAATGAAAGAAATGGCACCTCAGCAACACGAGTAAGAACTGATTGGAATGGACACAGAAATGCTGTGTGCAACCACTGTAAAAGGGTTGGACATATAAGAAAAAACTGCtggtttttgaataaaaattcagtGAAAGCCGTTAAACAGGATAGCTCTGAGGAAATAGCACCATTCGataaatttaatagaataaGACTGAATGAGTCCAGTGACGAATCAGACATtaattgcatgatgattaaaaaTAGTAGTAATGCCAATGAACCTTGTGTGATAGAGGTTACAATTGAAGGTCGTAAACTGATGATGGAGGTAGATACAGGCTCAGCGGTATCTGTGATTAGTGAGAAACTTTATAAAAAACGGTTTTGCTCTTCTATCATGGAACCTTGCAACAGGAGATTAGTAGTGGTTAATGGTGCTAGACTAGAGATTGCAGGACAAATTTTGGTAGATGTTAAAATAAATACACGAAGGAGCATGCAAAAACTGgtaattttgaaaagtgaaactGATTTCACTCCTCTCCTAGGAAGAGATTGGATGGAAATCTTTTATCCAGACTGGAAATTAAATTTCGGAACGATAGAAACCGTTAATCAATTAAGAGCTGAGCAGATAGAAAAAGCAATTggtaatattaaaaataaattttccaaagTTTTCAGTAAGGATTTTTCTGAACCAATTGTAGGTTTCAAAGCTGATTTAACCTTCAAGAACGAGCAACCTATATTTAAACGTGCGTATGAAGTACCGtataaattaaaagaaaaattcGTAGATCACCTTTGCATGCTTGAGCAACAGGGAGTTATATCAGCTACAAAAGCAAGTGAGTGGGCCTCACCAGTAATCGCAATACCAAAGAAAGACGGAGAGATACGCATGGTAATTGACTGCAAAGtttctttgaacaaaattttaatacCTGACACTTATCCTCTTCCACTTGCTCAAGACATTTTTGCATCTTTAGCTGGCAGCAAAGTTTTCTGCTCTTTAGACTTAACAGGAGCATATACCCAACTAGAATTATCTGAGCGCTCCAAGAAATTTGTGGTAATTAATACCATAAAAGGGCTATACACATTCAATCGCTTGCCTCAAGGTGCAACGTCAAGTGCGGCTATGTTTCAACAGGTCATGGACCAAGTCCTAAAGGGAATTGAAGGTGTCCGTTGTTACCTTGATGACGTCCTGATAGCAGGGAAAGACTATGCGGATTGTTATGACAAAGTGGTTCAAGTACTTCAAAGACTTGCCAATGCAAACGTACGtgttaattttaaaaagtgcaaATTTTTTGTTGAATCTTTACAATACTTAGGACATCTCATTACAAAAGATGGTTTATTACCATCCCCGGAAAAATTGTCTACAATAGAGCAGGCTAAAACACCTACTAACGAAGGGGAATTAAAAGCATATCTGGGACTtataaattattataataaatttatCCCAAATATGTCAGCTAAGTTAAGATGTTTATACGATCTTTTAAAGAAAGATAAACAATTTATTTGGACGGAAACCTGTGACAAAGCTTTTCAGCAAagcaaacagagtttgttatctgCCAACATACTTGATTTCTATGATCCTATCAAACCATTAGTTGTGATAACTGATGCATCATCATATGGCTTAGGTGGAGTATTAGCCCAAATAGTAGATGGCTTGGAGAAGCCAATATGTTTTACCTCATTCGCATTAAACAATgcacaaaaaaaatatccaattcTACACTTGGAAGCATTGGCTCTCGTTTGTGTATTaaagaaatttcataaatttctttTTGGGCAAAAATTTAAGGTTTTCACTGATCATAAACCGCTCCTGGGAATTTTCGGTAAAGAGGGAAAAAATTCTGTGTTTGTTACCAGAATACAACGATATATAATGCAACTCTCTATTTACGATTTCGACATAGAATATAGGCCTGGTTCTAAAATGGGAAACGCAGATTTTTGTAGTCGTTTCCCTCTTGACCAGAGAATTCCCAGGTCCATAGATCCCGTAAATATAAACAGTCTGAATTTctctaatgaatttcccttggactTTGCATTAATAGCAAGAGAAACTAAAAAAGACGAATTCTTGACAAAAATCATTGGGTTTGTCGTAAATAATTGGCCAAGAAATGTACCGAAGCAGTTCAGAAACTTATTTGCACTTAAAGAAAAATTACAAATTGTAGAAGGTATTTTGCTTATGGAAGATAAAGTTGTTGTTCCTAGAAGCATTAAACATGCTGTGTTAAAACTCTTACATGCTAATCATAGTGGAATGACGAaaatgaaacaattagccagaaGATCTATTTATTGGGGGGGAATAAATTCAGACATTGAAGATTTCGTTAAAAGTTGTGAAACATGTGCAAGGAGAGAAATAGTACCGAAAGTGAAATTTACTGAAACTTGGACACCCACTACGCGTCCATTCAGCAGATTGCATgctgacttcttttatttcgatAAAAATACATTCCTTTTAATAGTAGACAGTCATTCAAAATGGCTCGAAGTTGAATGGATGAGGTATGGAACAAATGCTAAATCCGTAATCAGgaaatttattcctttatttgctAGATTTGGTCTTCCGGATGTGGTAGTTACGGATGGTGGTCCACCTTTTCAATCTGTTGAATTCATTTCTTTCTTAGAAAACCAAGGAATTAAGGTATTAAAAAGTCCACCCTACAATCCCCAAAGCAATGGACAAGCAGAAAGAATGGTGAGGGTGGTAAAGGAGGTTTTAAAAAAGTATATGCTTGATACAAAAATAAGGTGTTTGGAAATTGAAGATAAATTGAGTCTTTTTCTAATCAACTATCGTAATAGTTGCTTTGGAAAGGAAGGAAGTTTTCCATCAGAACGAATATTTTCGTTTAAACCTAAAACCTTATTGGATTTGCTTAATCCTCGTAATAGTtacaaaaataatttgtataaaGAGACTACTGACAAAAcagtaaaaatcaattttgaatcTTCTAATGATAAACCAAATCATCCGGATAATTTTGACAAGCTAGTGGCAGGGGATAAGCTACTTTACAAAAACgttgacaaaaaagaattaATAAGATGGCTAGACgcgaaatttattaaaaagttaTCTAAAAATCTTTTCCAGATTTCTCTCAGTGGACATAAGCTAACAGCTCATCGGGATCAGTTAAAAATGGTTTATAATCGACGAGATCAAGCGAAAGTTTTTGTAACCAAAAGTACATCAGTCTCCAGGAAACGTCCAAGGAGTGTCTCGGACGATGAAGAATTTTTAGGTTTCCCGGATGTTCCGATGGTCCcagagaaaaagaagaagaagggtcaTGTTCATATACGGAGTCCAATAGTGACAAGATCAAAAGCTGGTTCAGCTGTCGAAAGCAATTAA